One region of Bradyrhizobium betae genomic DNA includes:
- the flaF gene encoding flagellar biosynthesis regulator FlaF: protein MSNSAASAYARVATTTASPRDVEAQTLLKAANKLQDAVNSADPFSEQTTHALMFNRKLWTIFLSEAMRDNNPQPLDVRQKIANISVFVLSQTAALQMSPQFDHFRPLIEINRNIAAGLSGRP, encoded by the coding sequence ATGTCGAATTCCGCTGCCTCGGCCTACGCGCGTGTCGCAACGACAACCGCATCTCCTCGCGACGTCGAGGCGCAGACGCTGCTCAAGGCCGCCAACAAGCTGCAGGACGCGGTCAACAGCGCCGACCCGTTCAGCGAGCAGACCACACACGCCCTGATGTTCAACCGCAAGCTTTGGACGATCTTCCTGAGCGAGGCGATGCGCGACAACAATCCGCAGCCGCTGGACGTCCGGCAGAAGATCGCCAACATCAGCGTGTTCGTGTTGAGCCAGACCGCGGCGCTCCAGATGAGCCCGCAGTTCGATCACTTCCGTCCGCTGATCGAGATCAACCGCAATATCGCCGCCGGTCTGTCCGGTCGTCCCTGA
- the flgJ gene encoding flagellar assembly peptidoglycan hydrolase FlgJ, with product MQTSMINTPHVATSPAFSVESRNGRPDFELAAALQKVPPKQQAKAQKTATDFEAMFLNSMFSQMTSGLKGEGPFGDTTGTGVWRSMLTEQYSRNFAKAGGVGVATEVYRTLIMQQAKTIRTA from the coding sequence ATGCAGACCAGCATGATCAACACCCCGCACGTCGCAACGTCGCCGGCGTTCTCCGTCGAGAGCCGTAACGGCCGGCCCGATTTCGAGCTCGCCGCCGCACTGCAAAAGGTCCCGCCGAAGCAGCAGGCGAAGGCGCAGAAGACCGCCACCGATTTCGAGGCGATGTTCCTCAACAGCATGTTCTCGCAGATGACCTCGGGCCTGAAGGGCGAAGGTCCGTTCGGCGACACGACGGGCACCGGCGTGTGGCGCTCGATGCTGACCGAGCAATATTCCAGGAACTTCGCCAAGGCCGGCGGCGTCGGCGTCGCAACCGAGGTCTACCGCACCCTCATCATGCAGCAGGCGAAAACCATCCGCACGGCATAA
- a CDS encoding flagellar basal body P-ring protein FlgI — MPAVRWVRILGVACAALSALALSVAPASATSRIKDLANIEGVRQNQLIGYGLVVGLNGTGDTLNNIPFTKQSLQAMLERMGVNIRGATIRTGNVAAVMVTGNLPAFATQGTRMDVTVSALGDAKDLRGGTLLVTPLLGADGNVYAVGQGSLAISGFQAEGEAAKIVRGVPTVGRIVNGAIIEREIEFALNRLPNVRLALRNADFTTAKRIAAAINDYLGLKTAEPIDPSTVQLSIPPDFKGNVVAFLTEIEQLQVDPDLAAKIIIDERSGIIVMGRDVRVATVAVAQGNLTVTISESPQVSQPNPLSRGRTVVTPRTGVSVTEDGKKFAVVKDGVSLQQLVDGLNGLGIGPRDLISILQAIKAAGAIEADIEVM, encoded by the coding sequence ATGCCAGCCGTTCGTTGGGTAAGGATTCTTGGGGTGGCCTGCGCCGCGCTGTCAGCGCTGGCGCTCTCGGTCGCGCCCGCGAGCGCGACGTCGCGCATCAAGGATCTCGCCAATATCGAGGGCGTACGGCAGAACCAGCTCATCGGCTACGGCCTCGTCGTCGGCCTCAACGGCACCGGCGACACGCTCAACAACATCCCCTTCACCAAGCAGTCGCTGCAAGCGATGCTCGAGCGCATGGGCGTCAATATCCGCGGCGCCACCATCCGCACCGGCAACGTCGCCGCCGTGATGGTGACCGGCAATCTGCCGGCTTTCGCCACCCAGGGCACGCGCATGGACGTCACCGTCTCCGCGCTCGGCGACGCCAAGGATCTGCGCGGCGGCACGCTGCTGGTCACCCCCCTGCTCGGCGCCGACGGCAACGTCTACGCGGTTGGACAGGGCTCGCTCGCGATCTCCGGCTTCCAGGCCGAGGGTGAAGCGGCCAAGATCGTGCGCGGCGTTCCGACCGTCGGCCGCATCGTCAACGGCGCCATCATCGAGCGCGAGATCGAGTTCGCACTCAATCGGCTGCCGAACGTCCGGCTGGCGCTGCGCAACGCCGACTTCACCACGGCCAAGCGGATCGCGGCCGCGATCAACGACTATCTCGGCCTCAAGACCGCCGAGCCGATCGACCCCTCGACGGTGCAGTTGTCGATCCCGCCGGACTTCAAGGGCAACGTCGTCGCCTTCCTCACAGAGATCGAGCAGCTCCAGGTCGATCCCGACCTCGCCGCCAAGATCATCATCGACGAGCGCAGCGGCATCATCGTGATGGGCCGCGACGTCCGCGTCGCCACCGTCGCGGTGGCCCAGGGCAACCTCACCGTCACCATTTCCGAGAGCCCGCAGGTCAGCCAGCCCAACCCGCTGTCACGCGGCCGCACCGTGGTCACGCCGCGCACCGGCGTCAGCGTCACCGAGGACGGCAAGAAGTTCGCCGTCGTCAAGGACGGCGTCTCGCTGCAGCAGCTCGTCGACGGCCTCAACGGCCTCGGCATCGGCCCGCGCGACCTCATCAGCATCCTGCAGGCGATCAAGGCCGCAGGCGCGATCGAAGCCGACATCGAGGTGATGTGA
- a CDS encoding flagellar assembly protein FliX has product MRIYGPNGTTLGTPASQAKRTGSGTFVLPDASSAQETRSAAAPKAAANIDALLALQGIEEDPVERRKRSVARGRTALDVLDDLKMGLLSGNLDASTVMRLRDAATNLKSSSGDPGLDSVLSEIELRVEVELAKAGQA; this is encoded by the coding sequence ATGCGCATCTACGGACCGAACGGCACAACGCTTGGAACGCCGGCCAGCCAGGCCAAGCGGACGGGCTCCGGCACCTTCGTCCTGCCCGACGCCTCGTCGGCGCAGGAGACGCGGAGCGCTGCCGCGCCGAAGGCCGCCGCGAACATCGATGCACTGCTTGCACTGCAGGGCATCGAGGAGGATCCGGTCGAGCGCCGCAAGCGTTCGGTCGCTCGCGGCAGGACCGCGCTCGACGTGCTCGACGATCTCAAGATGGGCCTGCTGTCCGGCAATCTCGACGCGTCGACGGTGATGCGGCTGCGGGATGCCGCGACGAATTTGAAATCGTCCTCCGGTGATCCCGGTCTCGATTCCGTGCTGTCCGAGATCGAGCTGCGCGTCGAGGTCGAACTCGCCAAGGCCGGACAGGCTTAG
- a CDS encoding winged helix-turn-helix transcriptional regulator → MKPDVYAANCPTRQILDRVGDKWAVLILLLLREEPMRFNQLRRTIEGISQKMLSQVLKSLERDGLIKRHAIATVPVTVEYSITQLGVTLAAAVDPLRDWAEQNLKDVLAAQRRYDAQLKDVAA, encoded by the coding sequence ATGAAGCCAGACGTCTATGCAGCGAACTGCCCCACGCGCCAGATCCTCGACCGCGTCGGCGACAAATGGGCGGTGCTGATCCTGCTGCTGCTGCGCGAGGAGCCGATGCGCTTCAATCAGTTGCGCCGCACGATTGAAGGCATTTCGCAGAAGATGCTGAGCCAGGTTCTCAAGTCGCTCGAGCGCGACGGATTGATCAAGCGTCACGCCATCGCAACCGTGCCGGTGACGGTGGAGTATTCGATCACGCAGCTCGGCGTGACGCTGGCCGCCGCCGTCGATCCGCTGCGCGACTGGGCCGAGCAGAACCTGAAAGACGTGCTCGCCGCCCAGCGCCGTTACGATGCGCAGCTTAAGGACGTCGCGGCGTGA
- a CDS encoding NAD(P)-dependent oxidoreductase, with product MKIAVAGASGRAGSEITKELARRGHTVTAIARNPEKIAVLPHVTPTKGDVLDQAGLAKLWAGHDVAVSSVHFLASDPLKLIGAAKDSRVGRYLVVGGAGSLEVAPGVKLVTTPGFPAQYKAEAEKGGAFLDLLRQEKDLNWTFISPSALFVEGERTAKFRLGTDQLLADASGKSWISFADYAIALADEIERPAHARQRFTVGY from the coding sequence ATGAAAATCGCAGTCGCCGGCGCCTCGGGCCGGGCCGGGTCGGAAATCACCAAGGAACTGGCCCGTCGCGGCCACACCGTTACGGCCATCGCCCGAAACCCCGAGAAGATCGCGGTCCTGCCGCATGTCACGCCCACCAAGGGCGACGTGCTCGATCAGGCGGGTCTTGCCAAGCTGTGGGCCGGGCACGACGTCGCTGTGAGTTCCGTGCACTTCCTGGCCAGCGACCCGCTCAAGCTGATCGGCGCGGCAAAGGATTCCAGGGTCGGCCGCTACCTGGTCGTCGGTGGAGCCGGCAGCCTGGAAGTCGCTCCCGGCGTCAAACTGGTTACAACCCCTGGTTTTCCGGCCCAATACAAGGCGGAAGCGGAGAAAGGCGGCGCCTTCCTGGACCTGCTGCGGCAGGAAAAGGACCTGAACTGGACCTTCATCTCGCCCTCGGCCCTGTTCGTCGAGGGGGAGCGCACGGCCAAGTTCCGGCTCGGGACCGACCAGCTTCTCGCAGATGCGAGCGGGAAGAGCTGGATCAGCTTTGCCGACTACGCCATCGCGCTCGCCGACGAGATCGAGCGGCCGGCCCATGCGCGGCAGCGTTTCACGGTCGGTTACTAG
- the dksA gene encoding RNA polymerase-binding protein DksA — protein sequence MNDRQKEYFRLKLLAWKDEILKESKLTLQALQEENVNHPDLADRASSETDRAIELRARDRQRKLIAKIDAALQRIEDNTYGYCEDTGEPISLKRLEARPIATLSVEAQERHEKREKVYRDE from the coding sequence ATGAACGACCGGCAGAAGGAGTACTTCCGTTTGAAGCTCCTCGCCTGGAAGGATGAGATCCTCAAAGAGTCCAAGCTCACCCTGCAAGCGCTGCAGGAGGAGAACGTCAACCACCCCGATCTCGCCGATCGGGCATCGTCCGAAACCGACCGCGCCATCGAACTCCGCGCCCGCGACCGCCAGCGCAAGTTGATCGCCAAGATCGACGCCGCGCTCCAGCGCATCGAGGACAACACCTACGGCTATTGCGAGGACACCGGCGAGCCGATCTCTTTGAAGCGGCTCGAAGCCCGGCCCATCGCGACGCTCTCGGTGGAAGCGCAGGAGCGCCACGAGAAACGCGAGAAGGTCTATCGCGACGAATAG
- a CDS encoding winged helix-turn-helix transcriptional regulator — protein MDFETGMENLTSICDGDCDCSPDPALLADFKRAIHALGGKWKLEILFALMNGAVRFGALRRSIGGITQHMLTTQLRELEQDGLVSRTVLASRPLQVAYELTDAAYGLLPAFKEILSWSRLYGDARLVTSQQA, from the coding sequence ATGGATTTCGAGACCGGTATGGAAAACCTGACCAGCATTTGCGACGGCGACTGCGATTGCAGCCCCGACCCCGCCCTGCTCGCCGACTTCAAGCGCGCCATCCACGCGCTCGGCGGCAAGTGGAAACTGGAGATCCTGTTTGCGCTGATGAACGGCGCGGTTCGGTTCGGTGCCTTGCGGCGATCGATCGGCGGCATCACCCAGCACATGCTGACCACGCAACTGCGCGAGCTCGAGCAGGACGGACTGGTGTCGCGGACGGTCCTCGCTTCGAGGCCGTTGCAGGTCGCGTACGAGCTGACCGATGCGGCCTACGGCCTGCTGCCGGCGTTTAAGGAAATATTGAGCTGGTCCAGGCTTTATGGGGATGCGCGCCTCGTGACGTCGCAGCAGGCCTGA
- a CDS encoding SDR family oxidoreductase produces the protein MSTVLVTGGSGFVGSHVVLQLLAAGHGVRTTVRRPDRRDDVLTMLREGGAISPESLSFLIADLTRDEGWREAVSGCDYVLHVASPLSTSVPRDENEMIIPARDGTLRVLRAARDAGVRRVVITSSLGAIGYGHPPREKPFDETDWTNLEGADVQPYIKSKTLAERAAWDFLAHEGGGLELSVVNPAGIFGPVLGPDFSGSIEIVKSLLDGAVPAVPRVYFGVVDVRDVADLHLRAMIAPEAKGERFIAVAGETMSILDIARVLRRELGPAARRVPRLQAPDWLVRLAANRIPLLRAVVPMLGRVRHSTSAKARSLLGWQARSNDEAILATAESLIRLGLVKA, from the coding sequence ATGAGCACCGTTCTGGTCACCGGCGGGTCCGGCTTCGTCGGCAGCCATGTCGTCCTGCAACTTCTGGCCGCCGGCCACGGGGTGCGGACGACGGTGCGCCGGCCGGACCGGCGAGACGACGTGCTGACGATGCTGCGCGAGGGCGGGGCGATTTCGCCGGAGAGCCTGTCCTTCCTGATCGCCGACCTTACCAGGGACGAGGGTTGGCGCGAGGCGGTCTCGGGTTGCGACTACGTGCTGCATGTCGCCTCGCCCCTGTCGACCAGCGTTCCCAGGGACGAGAACGAGATGATCATCCCGGCGCGTGACGGCACGCTGCGGGTGCTGCGCGCCGCGCGGGATGCCGGCGTCAGGCGGGTCGTCATCACCTCGTCGCTGGGCGCGATCGGCTACGGCCATCCGCCGCGCGAAAAGCCGTTCGACGAGACCGACTGGACCAATCTCGAAGGCGCCGACGTGCAGCCCTACATCAAATCCAAGACTTTGGCGGAGCGGGCGGCCTGGGATTTCCTCGCGCACGAGGGCGGCGGGCTGGAACTGTCGGTGGTCAATCCCGCCGGCATTTTCGGTCCGGTGCTGGGGCCGGACTTCTCCGGCTCGATCGAGATCGTCAAATCGCTGCTCGACGGCGCCGTGCCGGCGGTGCCGCGGGTCTATTTCGGCGTGGTCGACGTGCGCGACGTCGCCGATCTGCATCTGCGGGCGATGATTGCGCCCGAGGCGAAAGGCGAGCGCTTCATCGCGGTCGCCGGCGAGACGATGTCGATCCTCGACATCGCCAGGGTCTTGCGGCGGGAACTCGGCCCGGCCGCACGCCGGGTTCCGCGGCTCCAGGCCCCGGACTGGCTGGTGCGGCTGGCCGCCAACCGGATTCCGCTGCTGCGTGCGGTGGTGCCGATGCTTGGCAGGGTGCGGCATTCCACCAGCGCCAAGGCGAGGTCGCTGCTCGGCTGGCAGGCCCGCTCCAATGACGAGGCGATCCTGGCGACGGCCGAGAGCCTGATCCGTCTTGGTCTCGTCAAGGCGTGA
- a CDS encoding 2-keto-4-pentenoate hydratase: MDKILKAAKAIALARRNHAPLAALEVPPADEDEGYEVQRALHDLLLPHAGPLVGYKIGCTSAVMQDYIGIPHPCGGGVFQKGVHDSGVKLAASDYVRVGVECEIVVRLKRDLAAGEAPFTAEWVGEAVEAYHPAIEIVDDRYVKWETMGAPTLIADDFFAAGCVLGPSVPRSSVPDLKSVKGRAIVNGEEVSHGTGADVLGHPHNALAWLANHLAAEGKGLHAGQLVLTGSLVKTLWLKAGDKVRMELDGLGVVEAEFT; encoded by the coding sequence ATGGACAAGATTCTCAAAGCCGCAAAGGCGATCGCGCTGGCGCGGCGCAACCACGCGCCGCTTGCCGCGCTTGAGGTTCCTCCCGCCGACGAGGACGAAGGCTACGAAGTCCAGCGCGCGCTGCACGATCTGCTGCTGCCGCATGCCGGGCCGCTGGTCGGCTACAAGATCGGCTGCACCAGTGCGGTGATGCAGGACTATATCGGCATTCCGCATCCCTGCGGCGGCGGCGTGTTCCAGAAGGGCGTGCACGACAGCGGCGTCAAGCTCGCGGCCTCCGATTACGTGCGTGTCGGTGTCGAATGCGAGATCGTGGTGCGGCTGAAGCGCGACCTTGCCGCCGGCGAGGCGCCGTTCACGGCCGAATGGGTCGGTGAAGCCGTCGAGGCCTATCATCCCGCGATCGAGATCGTCGACGACCGCTACGTGAAGTGGGAGACGATGGGCGCGCCGACGCTGATCGCCGACGATTTCTTCGCCGCCGGCTGCGTGCTGGGGCCGTCCGTGCCGCGCTCGTCGGTGCCGGACCTGAAATCGGTCAAGGGCCGCGCCATCGTCAACGGCGAGGAGGTCAGCCACGGCACCGGCGCCGACGTGCTCGGCCATCCCCACAATGCACTCGCCTGGCTCGCCAACCATCTCGCCGCCGAGGGCAAGGGCCTGCACGCGGGACAGCTCGTGCTGACAGGGAGCCTCGTCAAGACGCTGTGGCTGAAGGCCGGCGACAAGGTGCGCATGGAACTGGACGGGTTGGGCGTGGTGGAGGCGGAGTTTACGTGA
- the flgH gene encoding flagellar basal body L-ring protein FlgH gives MSRFSSASRLRRIAISALLLATCALASGCSSIDRLSQIGEQPKLSTIDNPTTQPGYKPVQMPMPKPEVASYNPNSLWRNGSRAFFKDQRATHVGDLLTVTVNITDKANIANETQRSRTNKEDSGITDFIGGKTLGVQAQKVLPGRILTADSSASSDGKGSVNRTEALQTNVAAVVTQVLPNGNLVVEGKQEIRVNYEIRELVVAGIVRPEDIQSDNTIDSSKIAQARIAYGGRGQITDVQQPRYGQQVMDVLLPF, from the coding sequence ATGTCCAGGTTCAGTTCGGCTTCCCGTCTTCGTCGCATCGCGATCTCTGCCCTGCTGCTGGCAACCTGCGCGCTGGCGAGCGGCTGCTCCTCGATCGACCGCCTGTCACAGATCGGCGAACAACCGAAATTGTCGACGATCGACAATCCGACGACGCAGCCCGGCTACAAGCCGGTGCAGATGCCGATGCCGAAGCCGGAAGTCGCCTCCTACAATCCGAACTCGCTGTGGCGCAACGGCAGCCGCGCCTTCTTCAAGGACCAGCGCGCGACCCATGTCGGCGACCTCCTGACCGTGACCGTGAACATCACCGACAAGGCCAACATCGCCAACGAGACCCAGCGCAGCCGCACCAACAAGGAAGACTCGGGGATCACCGACTTCATCGGAGGCAAGACGCTCGGCGTGCAGGCGCAGAAGGTGCTGCCCGGCCGCATCCTCACCGCCGATTCCAGCGCCTCCAGCGACGGCAAGGGCTCGGTCAATCGTACGGAAGCCTTGCAGACCAACGTCGCCGCGGTGGTCACGCAGGTGCTGCCGAACGGCAACCTCGTGGTCGAGGGCAAGCAGGAGATCCGCGTCAATTACGAGATCCGCGAGCTCGTGGTCGCCGGCATCGTCCGCCCCGAGGACATCCAGAGCGACAACACCATCGATTCCAGCAAGATCGCGCAGGCCCGCATCGCCTATGGCGGCCGCGGCCAGATCACGGACGTGCAACAGCCGCGCTACGGCCAGCAAGTCATGGACGTGCTGCTGCCCTTCTAA
- the flgA gene encoding flagellar basal body P-ring formation chaperone FlgA produces the protein MIRATLVTISVLLALALPARAADDFIAAPTLRASVTVTSDVVRVGDLIDNAGSAALIPVYRSPDLGTTGALPVAQVLSVLRGKQVIGVMTGDIKEVQVTRLARTLVNKDLENAVAAALERRFGLGDAANITVTFDRGISDMRLDASNSGALQPVATRYDARSGRFDVAFEIVNDNNPAPTKLRFTGNAIETVEVAVLTRDIDRADLLKSSDVALERRPKAEVTGEAASRDRTVGMQLRRPMRAGTPIRVADIVKPDFVSRDQSVTVIYQVPGIYLTTRGKALESGTEGDTVSVLNLQTKRTLTGTVTGRGQVTVQGASQSAPMPAAVEQSSSLKRDEAPAPVDTAALLRNLVQAPASQAQVAQAQIPQVRVSQAPAKSE, from the coding sequence ATGATCCGCGCCACCCTTGTCACGATCTCCGTCCTCCTCGCGCTGGCGCTGCCGGCGCGGGCCGCCGACGATTTCATCGCGGCACCGACGCTGCGCGCCAGCGTCACCGTCACCTCGGACGTGGTGCGGGTCGGCGATCTCATCGACAACGCCGGCTCGGCCGCGCTGATCCCGGTCTACCGTTCGCCCGATCTCGGCACCACCGGCGCGCTGCCGGTCGCGCAGGTGCTGTCGGTGCTGCGCGGAAAACAGGTGATTGGCGTGATGACCGGCGACATCAAGGAAGTCCAGGTCACCCGCCTCGCCCGCACGCTCGTCAACAAGGACCTCGAAAACGCCGTGGCCGCCGCGCTGGAGCGCCGCTTCGGCCTTGGCGATGCCGCCAACATCACCGTCACCTTCGACCGCGGCATCTCCGACATGCGGCTGGACGCCTCCAACAGCGGCGCGCTGCAGCCGGTCGCGACCCGCTACGACGCCCGCAGCGGCCGCTTCGACGTCGCCTTCGAGATCGTCAACGACAACAATCCGGCGCCGACCAAGCTGCGCTTCACCGGCAACGCGATCGAGACGGTGGAAGTGGCCGTGCTGACGCGCGACATCGACCGCGCCGACCTGCTGAAATCCTCCGACGTCGCGCTGGAGCGCCGGCCGAAGGCCGAAGTCACCGGCGAGGCCGCCTCGCGCGACCGCACCGTCGGCATGCAGCTGCGCCGGCCGATGCGGGCGGGCACGCCGATCCGCGTCGCCGACATCGTCAAGCCCGACTTCGTGTCGCGCGACCAGAGCGTCACCGTGATCTACCAGGTCCCCGGGATCTACCTCACCACCCGCGGCAAGGCGCTCGAGAGCGGCACCGAGGGCGACACCGTGAGCGTCCTCAACCTGCAGACCAAGCGGACGCTGACCGGAACGGTCACCGGCCGCGGCCAGGTCACGGTCCAGGGCGCCAGCCAGTCCGCGCCGATGCCGGCCGCGGTCGAGCAGAGCTCGTCGCTCAAGCGCGACGAAGCGCCCGCCCCCGTCGATACCGCGGCCCTCCTCCGCAACCTGGTCCAGGCCCCGGCGTCCCAAGCGCAAGTCGCACAGGCCCAGATCCCGCAAGTTCGCGTCTCGCAAGCTCCAGCCAAGTCAGAGTAA